A single Tenacibaculum sp. Bg11-29 DNA region contains:
- the mutS gene encoding DNA mismatch repair protein MutS, with protein sequence MAKTKAKKVTPLMQQYNGIKVKYPDAMLLFRVGDFYETFGEDAVKASKILGIVLTKRGAGSESETALAGFPHHSLNTYLPKLVKSGLRVAICDQLEDPKMTKTIVKRGVTELVTPGVALNDEVLQSKSNNFLAAVHFGKKIVGVSFLDVSTGEFLIAQGNEEYIDKLLQNFSPSEVLVEKQHKQRFLELFTNRFHTFYLEDWVFQKEYGSELLSNHFKVKNLKGFGVEELEQGIVAGGAAMYYLSETQHNKIEHIQSISRIAEDNYVWMDRFTVKNLELYGGNSVNSVSLLNVIDKTISPMGGRLLKRWLALPLKDLEQIQQRHELVKFLIDNDAFFETVIYQLKQISDIERLISKVATSKVSPREVVLLKNSLKAILPIKEAAEKSENKTVKEIGKQLHDCKLLIDKIIETVLEEAPVNINKGNAIAAGVSTELDELRNISNSGKEYLDNMLAREIELTGISSLKIAFNNVFGYYIEVRNRYKDSVPEEWIRKQTLVNAERYITEELKEYEAKILGAEEKIQQLETEIFAKLVQFIIGFVKPVQQNAQNVAKIDVLLSFAQLAMDNNYVRPIMDDSTDIEIKNGRHPVIEKQLPIGEEYIANDVVLNRNQQQIIMITGPNMSGKSAILRQTALIVLLAQMGSYIPAQNARIGIVDKIFTRVGASDNISMGESTFMVEMNETASILNNISERSLVLLDEIGRGTSTYDGISIAWAIAEYLHEHPSKGKTLFATHYHELNEMTTTFKRIKNFNVSVKELKDSIIFLRKLVAGGSNHSFGIHVAKLAGMPNMVIHRAQKILKQLEKNNTHKEVKEVLKETQHEEMQMSFFQLDDPLLEDIKEEILATNIDTLTPIEALMKLNEIKRMLVKKK encoded by the coding sequence TTGGCAAAAACAAAGGCAAAAAAGGTAACGCCACTAATGCAACAATACAACGGAATTAAAGTTAAATATCCGGATGCAATGTTGCTCTTTAGGGTAGGTGATTTTTATGAAACCTTTGGTGAAGATGCTGTAAAAGCATCTAAGATTTTAGGAATTGTTTTAACAAAAAGAGGTGCTGGTAGCGAAAGCGAAACTGCTCTGGCAGGTTTTCCGCACCATTCGTTAAACACGTATTTACCTAAGTTAGTAAAGTCTGGTTTACGAGTTGCTATTTGCGATCAGTTAGAAGATCCTAAAATGACAAAAACCATTGTAAAACGTGGTGTTACCGAATTGGTTACTCCTGGTGTTGCTTTAAATGATGAAGTTTTACAATCGAAGTCGAACAATTTTTTAGCAGCAGTACATTTTGGTAAAAAAATAGTTGGAGTTTCGTTTTTAGATGTTTCTACAGGAGAGTTTTTAATTGCCCAAGGAAACGAAGAATATATAGATAAACTTTTGCAAAACTTTTCGCCAAGTGAAGTTTTAGTAGAAAAGCAGCATAAACAACGTTTTTTAGAATTATTCACGAATCGTTTTCATACATTTTATTTAGAAGATTGGGTTTTTCAAAAAGAATATGGTAGTGAATTACTAAGTAATCATTTTAAGGTTAAGAACTTAAAAGGGTTTGGAGTTGAAGAACTTGAACAAGGTATTGTTGCGGGTGGAGCAGCGATGTATTATTTATCAGAAACACAGCATAATAAAATAGAGCACATACAATCAATAAGCAGAATTGCTGAAGATAATTATGTATGGATGGATCGCTTTACGGTTAAAAACTTAGAATTATATGGCGGGAATTCTGTAAACTCTGTGTCTTTATTAAATGTTATTGATAAAACAATTTCTCCTATGGGAGGACGATTATTAAAACGTTGGTTAGCTTTACCTTTAAAAGATTTAGAGCAAATACAACAACGTCATGAATTGGTGAAATTTTTAATAGATAATGATGCTTTTTTCGAAACAGTTATTTATCAGTTAAAACAAATTTCTGATATTGAGCGATTAATTTCGAAAGTAGCAACTAGCAAGGTTTCTCCGCGAGAAGTAGTGTTGTTAAAGAACTCATTAAAAGCAATTCTTCCAATAAAAGAAGCTGCTGAAAAAAGTGAAAATAAAACAGTAAAAGAAATAGGAAAACAATTACACGATTGTAAACTATTAATTGATAAAATTATCGAAACTGTTTTAGAAGAAGCTCCTGTAAATATTAATAAAGGAAATGCTATTGCAGCTGGAGTTTCTACTGAGTTAGATGAACTAAGAAATATTTCTAATTCAGGAAAAGAATATTTAGATAACATGTTGGCTCGTGAAATTGAGCTAACAGGAATATCAAGTTTAAAAATTGCCTTTAACAATGTATTTGGTTATTATATTGAGGTTAGAAATAGATATAAAGACAGCGTTCCTGAAGAGTGGATTCGTAAACAAACATTAGTAAATGCGGAGCGTTATATTACGGAAGAACTTAAAGAATATGAGGCCAAAATTTTAGGAGCCGAAGAGAAAATTCAGCAGTTAGAAACGGAAATTTTCGCAAAATTAGTGCAGTTTATTATCGGTTTTGTAAAACCAGTGCAACAGAATGCTCAAAATGTTGCCAAGATAGATGTATTATTATCGTTTGCACAATTAGCAATGGATAACAATTATGTGCGTCCGATAATGGATGATAGTACAGATATAGAAATTAAAAATGGACGTCATCCAGTAATAGAAAAGCAATTACCAATTGGCGAAGAATATATAGCAAACGATGTTGTTTTAAATCGTAATCAGCAACAAATCATTATGATTACAGGCCCCAATATGTCGGGTAAATCAGCAATTTTGCGTCAAACAGCTTTAATTGTTCTATTAGCACAAATGGGAAGTTACATCCCTGCGCAGAATGCAAGAATTGGTATTGTAGATAAAATTTTTACAAGAGTAGGTGCGAGTGATAATATTTCGATGGGAGAATCTACTTTTATGGTAGAAATGAATGAAACAGCTTCTATTTTAAATAACATTTCAGAACGTAGTTTGGTGTTATTAGATGAAATTGGTCGTGGTACTTCTACTTATGATGGTATTTCTATTGCTTGGGCTATTGCTGAATATTTACACGAGCATCCATCAAAAGGAAAAACATTATTTGCAACGCATTATCATGAGTTAAATGAAATGACAACTACATTTAAGCGAATTAAAAATTTTAATGTATCTGTAAAAGAATTAAAAGACAGTATTATTTTCTTGCGTAAGTTGGTTGCCGGTGGAAGTAATCATAGTTTTGGTATTCATGTAGCAAAATTAGCAGGAATGCCGAATATGGTAATTCATAGAGCACAGAAAATTTTAAAACAATTAGAAAAGAATAATACTCATAAAGAGGTTAAGGAAGTTTTAAAAGAAACACAGCATGAAGAAATGCAAATGAGCTTTTTTCAATTAGATGATCCTTTGTTAGAAGATATTAAAGAAGAAATTTTAGCCACAAATATTGATACACTTACACCTATTGAAGCTTTAATGAAGTTGAATGAAATTAAGCGAATGTTGGTGAAGAAGAAATGA
- a CDS encoding RNA methyltransferase: protein MRKLKNNELGRITVNKFKQTKKTPIIVVLDNIRSLNNVGSVFRTSDAFLIEKIYLCGITATPPNKEIHKTALGATESVAWEHVENTIDLVEKLKKDNVKILAIEQAENSTMLNNFTPEPDQKYAVVMGNEVKGVQQEVVSAADFCIEIPQLGTKHSLNISVSCGIVLWDLFNKITS from the coding sequence ATGAGAAAACTAAAAAATAATGAGTTAGGTAGAATTACAGTTAACAAGTTTAAGCAAACCAAAAAAACGCCCATTATTGTAGTCCTAGATAACATTCGTAGTTTAAATAATGTGGGGTCTGTTTTTAGAACTTCTGATGCTTTTTTAATTGAAAAAATATATCTCTGCGGAATTACAGCAACTCCGCCTAACAAAGAAATTCATAAAACAGCTTTAGGCGCTACCGAATCTGTTGCTTGGGAACATGTTGAAAACACAATTGATTTGGTTGAAAAACTAAAAAAAGATAACGTTAAAATTTTGGCTATCGAACAAGCTGAGAATAGCACTATGCTAAATAATTTCACTCCAGAACCTGACCAGAAATATGCAGTTGTAATGGGTAATGAAGTAAAGGGAGTACAACAAGAAGTGGTTTCTGCTGCCGACTTTTGTATTGAAATACCTCAGCTAGGTACCAAACACTCTTTAAATATATCAGTAAGTTGTGGAATCGTGCTTTGGGATTTATTTAATAAAATTACTTCATAG
- a CDS encoding GIY-YIG nuclease family protein, with protein MKNPCIYFLTNKNNTVIYIGVTSNLIKRIYEHKTDKHKGFTYKYNCNKLVYYEAFTSITDAITREKKLKSGNRKKKENLINKENSDWLDLSKDWLFNF; from the coding sequence ATGAAAAACCCTTGCATATACTTCTTAACGAATAAAAACAATACTGTTATTTATATTGGGGTAACATCAAACTTAATAAAAAGAATTTACGAACATAAAACTGATAAACATAAAGGTTTCACGTACAAATACAACTGTAATAAATTGGTATATTATGAAGCGTTTACTTCTATCACCGATGCTATTACCAGAGAAAAAAAATTAAAATCAGGTAATAGGAAAAAGAAAGAAAATTTAATTAATAAAGAAAATTCTGATTGGCTAGATTTATCCAAAGATTGGCTATTTAATTTCTAA
- a CDS encoding tetratricopeptide repeat-containing sensor histidine kinase, with amino-acid sequence MLKYFLFFYSLFFIQFSFSQTEKIDSVSFFLKKADNLYGAKKIPFLKKAVFFASQSNIDSLIRKTNIELGLHSFYNNLTKDLVFANKNLNKLFLKTKDSTLLAKHLHFKALEQKKLLNIDSTFFYYHQSKNISKQLKDSLAVGRRLLSIALLQKKSKDYLGAEISSIEALQYLEPIQSNIYLERAYNVLGLVSEELNQKKEALKYYTKALKNNRINNNDIEYLYIINNLGLLHQNENKYKKAISYFKKGLAFNNIKEKHPFQYTLLLESLAYSDYKLGKKADVLKQYNEVLNIRKQLNSLNSISTTHINISNYYKDLNQIQKAKHHSSQALKYAKQTNNNKRWLEALENLSELTTGEQSKKYLQQYIKLNDSLFDKERQLKNQFAKIRYETDKKEKENVVLKSENEKKQVEIVYHKQQQTIGWLAAASGLLLFGVSVLFFFFRRKKLLYRAQLERIAAREHERQQIAKSLHDEVAGDLRLLHQKLEKSNLLEEAKKLDAVKENVRNLSHQLSSISFDKVSFRDQIINLVSDYFELDFRIKVSGLQEYNWITINDSIKRLLYLSTRESIQNCKKHAKASKIVIDFAIQKNYVLLSITDNGIGFDANISKKGIGLQNLQERVEELSGSLDIKSEVGNGTKTSIQIPLNAWTNKNTISR; translated from the coding sequence ATGCTTAAATATTTTCTCTTTTTTTATTCTCTCTTTTTTATTCAATTTTCTTTTTCACAAACTGAAAAAATAGACTCTGTTTCCTTTTTTTTAAAAAAAGCGGATAATCTTTACGGGGCAAAAAAAATTCCTTTTCTTAAAAAAGCTGTTTTTTTTGCTAGTCAATCTAATATTGATTCTTTAATAAGAAAAACAAATATTGAATTAGGTCTTCATTCTTTTTATAATAACTTAACAAAAGATCTTGTTTTTGCCAATAAAAACCTCAACAAACTCTTTTTAAAAACCAAGGATTCTACTTTATTAGCAAAACACTTGCATTTTAAAGCATTAGAGCAAAAAAAATTATTAAACATTGATAGTACTTTTTTTTATTATCATCAATCTAAAAACATTTCTAAACAACTAAAAGACTCCTTAGCCGTTGGTCGCCGTTTATTAAGTATTGCTCTTTTACAAAAAAAATCAAAAGATTATTTAGGAGCAGAAATTAGCTCTATAGAAGCATTACAGTATTTGGAGCCTATTCAATCAAATATTTATTTAGAAAGGGCTTACAATGTTTTAGGTTTAGTTTCTGAAGAATTAAATCAAAAAAAAGAAGCTCTTAAGTATTACACAAAAGCTCTTAAAAACAATAGAATAAATAATAATGATATAGAGTATTTATATATAATTAATAACCTAGGACTTTTACACCAGAATGAAAACAAATATAAAAAAGCTATTTCATATTTTAAAAAAGGATTGGCTTTTAATAATATTAAAGAAAAACATCCTTTTCAATATACCCTATTATTAGAGAGTTTAGCCTATAGTGATTATAAATTAGGTAAAAAAGCAGATGTTTTAAAACAGTATAATGAAGTATTAAATATAAGAAAGCAATTAAATAGTCTCAATAGTATTAGTACTACCCATATTAACATTTCAAATTACTACAAAGATTTAAATCAAATACAAAAAGCGAAACACCATTCTAGCCAGGCACTAAAATATGCCAAGCAAACAAATAATAATAAACGCTGGCTAGAAGCTTTAGAAAACCTTTCAGAATTAACAACAGGAGAGCAATCAAAAAAATATTTACAACAATACATTAAACTTAATGATAGCCTGTTTGATAAAGAACGGCAATTAAAAAATCAGTTTGCTAAAATTAGATACGAAACTGATAAAAAAGAAAAAGAGAACGTTGTTTTAAAATCTGAAAATGAAAAGAAACAAGTAGAAATAGTTTACCATAAACAACAACAAACTATTGGATGGCTGGCAGCTGCAAGTGGTTTATTATTATTTGGGGTAAGTGTTCTTTTTTTCTTTTTTAGAAGAAAAAAATTATTATACCGAGCGCAGTTAGAAAGAATAGCGGCTAGAGAGCATGAACGCCAACAGATTGCTAAATCACTACATGATGAAGTAGCCGGAGACCTACGCTTATTACATCAAAAATTAGAGAAATCGAATTTATTAGAAGAAGCCAAAAAATTGGATGCTGTTAAAGAGAATGTTCGTAACCTATCACATCAATTAAGTAGTATTAGTTTTGATAAAGTTTCTTTTAGAGATCAAATAATTAATTTAGTGAGTGATTATTTTGAACTCGATTTTAGAATAAAAGTAAGTGGTTTACAAGAATATAATTGGATTACTATAAATGATTCAATTAAACGATTATTATATTTAAGCACTCGTGAGAGTATACAAAACTGTAAAAAACACGCTAAAGCTAGTAAAATAGTCATCGATTTTGCTATACAGAAAAATTATGTACTTTTGAGCATTACAGATAATGGCATCGGTTTCGACGCTAATATTAGTAAAAAAGGAATTGGTTTACAGAACCTGCAAGAACGTGTTGAGGAGCTAAGCGGCTCTTTAGATATTAAAAGTGAGGTAGGTAACGGAACCAAAACCAGTATTCAAATCCCCTTAAATGCCTGGACAAACAAAAATACTATTAGTCGATGA
- a CDS encoding response regulator transcription factor, whose product MPGQTKILLVDDHQLILEGILSYLKDIDNLHIETVNSCDEALSKIKSNLADTPFHILFTDLSFDNNDGNVILDGGEALIKAIQQEGINIKTGVITGHSETNRVFNVIHNLNPSAYILKGNCNTDELTFAIQKMLKGEVYYTHKIHQKLLKRALVEIQMDDIAIQILKELPKHAKINNLEGFIKKADGTLVKVRSIEGKLAKLRTDLQAHNNTDLVLKAKELGILD is encoded by the coding sequence ATGCCTGGACAAACAAAAATACTATTAGTCGATGACCATCAGTTAATTCTTGAAGGTATTCTTTCGTATTTGAAAGATATTGATAATTTACACATAGAAACAGTAAATTCTTGTGATGAAGCACTCTCAAAAATAAAATCAAACCTTGCCGACACGCCATTTCATATTCTTTTTACTGATTTAAGTTTCGATAATAATGATGGTAATGTAATTTTAGACGGTGGTGAAGCTTTAATAAAAGCAATTCAACAAGAGGGAATTAATATTAAAACAGGCGTAATTACTGGTCATTCAGAAACCAACCGTGTGTTTAATGTTATACACAATTTAAACCCTTCTGCTTATATTTTAAAAGGAAATTGTAATACAGACGAATTAACGTTTGCAATACAAAAGATGCTAAAGGGTGAAGTATATTACACTCATAAAATACATCAAAAGCTTTTAAAAAGAGCTTTGGTAGAAATTCAAATGGATGATATTGCTATTCAGATATTAAAGGAACTACCTAAACATGCTAAAATAAACAACTTAGAAGGTTTTATTAAAAAAGCAGATGGCACTTTAGTTAAGGTACGATCTATAGAAGGTAAACTTGCAAAACTTCGTACCGATTTACAAGCACATAACAATACCGATTTAGTTCTAAAGGCCAAGGAGTTAGGTATTTTAGATTAA
- the glpK gene encoding glycerol kinase GlpK yields the protein MAKYIVALDQGTTSSRSVIINESQEIIAMNQQEFTQIFPQSGWVEHNANDILTTQLSTLKKTINQANIHPSEIAGIGITNQRETTVIWHKKTGEPIYNAIVWQDKRTANICEQLKEKGLENHVRKTTGLVIDSYFSATKINWILNNIEGARLEADKGNLLFGTIDTWLLWHLTNGKVHATDYSNASRTMLYDIKKLCWDKKLLKELNIPISMLPEVKPSSHYFGDYELEGHQIPITGIAGDQQAALFGQACFNKGDAKNTYGTGCFMLMNTGENLEYSKNGLLTTIAWGIDNKIYYALEGSVFIAGSAIQWLRDGLQIINNAEESETLAKSIKDENPVYVVPAFAGLGAPYWDMYARGAVFGLTRDTGKNHLIKATLDSLAYQTKDILDVMQKDSEVELTSLKVDGGACANDYLMQFQSDILNTKVERPEVIETTIMGVAYLAGINVGLWKQEDILNKRKINNTFSPSFPEEKRDKLYKKWQKAVERTKNWID from the coding sequence ATGGCAAAATATATTGTTGCATTAGATCAAGGTACTACAAGTTCTCGCTCGGTAATTATTAACGAATCACAAGAAATAATTGCGATGAATCAGCAAGAGTTTACCCAAATTTTCCCTCAATCTGGTTGGGTTGAACACAATGCTAACGATATTTTAACTACGCAACTTTCTACACTTAAAAAAACAATAAACCAGGCAAATATTCACCCTTCAGAAATTGCTGGTATTGGTATAACAAATCAAAGAGAAACGACTGTTATCTGGCATAAAAAAACAGGAGAGCCTATATACAATGCTATTGTTTGGCAAGACAAACGAACAGCTAATATTTGTGAACAATTAAAAGAAAAAGGGCTAGAAAACCATGTTCGTAAAACTACAGGTTTAGTAATAGATAGTTATTTTTCAGCAACTAAAATAAATTGGATTTTAAATAATATTGAAGGAGCAAGATTAGAAGCTGACAAAGGAAATTTATTATTCGGTACTATAGATACCTGGTTGCTATGGCATTTAACCAACGGTAAAGTTCATGCAACTGATTACAGTAATGCTTCTCGTACCATGTTATATGATATTAAAAAACTTTGTTGGGATAAAAAACTATTAAAAGAATTAAACATCCCTATTTCAATGTTACCAGAAGTAAAACCTTCGTCTCATTACTTTGGAGATTATGAACTAGAAGGGCATCAAATTCCGATAACAGGAATCGCTGGAGATCAACAAGCAGCACTTTTTGGGCAAGCCTGTTTTAATAAAGGAGATGCAAAAAACACCTACGGCACAGGTTGTTTTATGTTAATGAACACTGGTGAGAACCTTGAATATTCTAAAAATGGATTATTAACAACAATCGCTTGGGGAATTGATAACAAAATATATTATGCCTTAGAAGGAAGTGTATTTATTGCAGGATCGGCAATTCAGTGGTTACGAGACGGGTTACAAATTATAAACAACGCTGAAGAAAGTGAAACTTTAGCAAAAAGCATAAAAGATGAAAATCCGGTATATGTTGTTCCTGCTTTTGCAGGTTTGGGTGCTCCTTATTGGGACATGTATGCTCGTGGTGCTGTTTTCGGATTAACTCGTGATACTGGTAAAAATCATTTAATAAAAGCCACTTTAGATTCACTCGCCTATCAAACTAAAGACATATTAGATGTAATGCAAAAAGATAGCGAAGTTGAACTAACTTCATTAAAAGTAGATGGAGGCGCTTGTGCTAATGATTATTTAATGCAATTTCAATCAGATATTTTAAATACAAAAGTAGAAAGGCCTGAGGTTATTGAAACCACCATTATGGGCGTTGCTTATTTAGCAGGTATAAACGTAGGGTTGTGGAAACAAGAAGACATCTTAAATAAACGAAAAATTAACAATACATTTTCTCCTTCATTTCCTGAAGAAAAAAGAGATAAATTATATAAAAAATGGCAAAAAGCTGTTGAACGAACTAAAAATTGGATAGATTAA
- a CDS encoding pyridoxamine 5'-phosphate oxidase family protein, translating to MGKFNNKITSRIQKFIEAQKMFFVATAPKNGRISLSPKGMDTFRVLNQNRIAWLSLTGSGNETSAHLLDDNRITIMFCAFEGAPNILRLYGKAKEILPNDPEWDDLISQFPKLAGTRQIFDVTIESTQNSCGMSIPFYEYKEERNQLLDWIDEIGESGVKQYWEDKNRTSIDGLDTKLKE from the coding sequence ATGGGAAAGTTTAACAATAAAATTACATCAAGGATTCAAAAATTTATAGAAGCTCAAAAAATGTTTTTTGTAGCAACAGCACCTAAAAACGGACGTATAAGTTTATCTCCTAAAGGAATGGATACTTTTCGTGTATTAAACCAAAATCGTATTGCTTGGTTAAGCCTTACTGGCAGTGGTAATGAAACCTCAGCTCATTTATTAGATGATAACAGAATAACAATTATGTTTTGTGCTTTTGAAGGAGCTCCTAACATTTTACGCTTATACGGAAAAGCAAAAGAGATTTTACCAAACGACCCTGAATGGGACGACTTAATATCACAATTTCCAAAATTAGCAGGAACACGACAAATATTTGATGTAACCATTGAAAGCACACAAAATTCTTGTGGAATGTCGATACCTTTTTACGAGTACAAAGAAGAACGCAATCAATTATTAGATTGGATTGACGAAATAGGTGAGAGTGGTGTTAAACAATACTGGGAAGATAAAAACAGAACTAGTATTGATGGGTTAGATACTAAACTTAAAGAATAA
- a CDS encoding AraC family transcriptional regulator — protein MKVITLPDELNFNSSLSISVYDYESAKEISKQQILLNKNTFSFLQEGTKEVFFDNSSFAIDNSQFLLMKSGHCLMTEKLSNVAGYYRSILFFFSNEDVLKFIRKFELSPTDSRKLYSTYLFTYDSFIKTFVDSLLGISKLSSPIQKNILDAKFEEIMLYLIEFKGVSFLYSIINNSDNQSQRFIQTIESNQLNKLTIKELSFLSNMSVSTFKREFEKHFQNSPSKWFRKKRLEHSAFLLKNKSKRPSDIYEEIGYENLSSFIQAFKLKFGVTPKQHQSN, from the coding sequence ATGAAAGTAATTACATTACCGGATGAACTAAATTTCAATTCATCTCTCTCTATCTCTGTTTATGATTATGAAAGCGCTAAAGAAATCTCTAAGCAACAAATCTTACTAAACAAAAACACTTTTAGTTTTCTTCAAGAAGGAACAAAAGAAGTTTTTTTTGATAACTCTTCCTTTGCAATAGATAATTCTCAATTCCTATTGATGAAATCTGGACATTGTTTAATGACTGAAAAGCTCTCTAACGTTGCAGGTTATTACAGAAGTATTCTATTCTTTTTTTCTAATGAAGACGTTTTAAAATTCATAAGGAAGTTTGAACTTAGCCCAACTGACTCAAGGAAACTGTATTCTACGTATTTATTTACTTATGATTCATTTATAAAAACATTTGTGGATAGTCTTTTAGGAATTTCTAAACTTTCATCACCTATTCAAAAAAACATTTTAGACGCTAAGTTTGAGGAAATAATGTTATATCTCATTGAATTTAAAGGAGTCAGTTTTTTATATTCCATAATTAACAATAGTGACAACCAAAGTCAAAGGTTTATTCAAACAATAGAGAGTAATCAATTAAATAAACTAACAATAAAAGAACTTTCTTTTCTATCAAATATGAGTGTATCAACATTCAAAAGAGAATTCGAAAAACACTTTCAAAACTCACCAAGTAAATGGTTTCGAAAGAAAAGACTTGAACATTCTGCCTTCTTACTAAAAAACAAATCAAAAAGACCATCTGATATCTATGAGGAAATTGGATATGAAAATTTATCAAGTTTCATTCAGGCTTTTAAGCTGAAATTCGGGGTTACCCCAAAACAGCATCAATCAAATTGA
- a CDS encoding YbhB/YbcL family Raf kinase inhibitor-like protein — MRKSNFIIGLLITLSSTVFGQNTFTLSSNDLGGEATINAEFNGFGCTGENQSPQLSWKNAPEGTKSFAVTMYDPDAPTGSGWWHWVVFDIPVSTNELISGAGNTKLNLTPEGIIQSVTDYGVNGYGGPCPPKGHGLHQYIITVYALKTGKLGLNKSTNPAVVGYYLWNNTLAKASIVTYYQRDKK; from the coding sequence ATGAGAAAATCAAATTTTATAATAGGGTTACTAATCACCTTATCAAGCACAGTCTTTGGCCAAAATACGTTTACCTTGTCTAGCAATGATTTGGGTGGAGAAGCTACTATTAACGCAGAATTTAACGGGTTTGGTTGTACTGGAGAAAATCAATCTCCACAATTATCTTGGAAAAATGCACCTGAAGGAACTAAAAGCTTTGCAGTAACTATGTATGACCCTGACGCACCAACTGGAAGTGGATGGTGGCACTGGGTAGTCTTTGATATTCCAGTAAGCACTAATGAATTAATATCTGGCGCTGGAAACACAAAGCTAAATCTAACACCTGAAGGAATTATTCAAAGCGTTACAGACTATGGAGTGAATGGTTATGGTGGACCTTGCCCTCCAAAAGGGCACGGTTTACATCAATATATAATTACAGTTTACGCATTAAAAACAGGCAAACTTGGATTAAATAAAAGTACTAATCCTGCTGTAGTTGGATATTACTTATGGAATAACACATTAGCTAAGGCTAGTATCGTAACATATTATCAGAGAGATAAGAAATAG
- a CDS encoding phosphoglycolate phosphatase produces the protein MDFKDKELIIFDFDGTLINSIPDLTLAINKMLSHYNLSSLTVKQVTPFIGNGAKPLVKRALEYSIKDEEISKELLDEAFEIYFSAYKEVTCDETYMYAGVLETLNYLNEKGYKMVICTNKPFDFVEPILDKLSIKHFFKCWVGEDSLSEKKPNAMPLFHLANEMNTTIEKSIMVGDSKNDILAAQNASMESIGVSYGYNYNENISNYNPTIVVDSFSDLQALF, from the coding sequence GTGGATTTTAAAGACAAAGAACTTATCATATTCGACTTTGATGGAACGCTTATTAATAGCATTCCAGATTTAACATTGGCTATAAATAAAATGTTATCTCATTACAATTTATCATCATTAACTGTAAAACAAGTTACTCCCTTTATTGGCAATGGTGCAAAACCTTTGGTAAAAAGGGCACTAGAATATTCAATAAAAGATGAAGAAATCTCGAAAGAACTTTTAGATGAAGCTTTCGAAATTTATTTTTCAGCTTACAAAGAAGTTACTTGTGATGAAACATATATGTATGCTGGTGTTTTAGAAACATTAAACTATCTAAATGAAAAAGGATATAAAATGGTGATTTGTACTAATAAACCTTTTGATTTTGTTGAACCCATTTTAGATAAATTGTCAATTAAACATTTTTTTAAATGTTGGGTTGGAGAAGATTCTCTTTCAGAGAAAAAACCTAATGCTATGCCACTTTTTCACTTAGCCAACGAAATGAATACGACTATTGAAAAAAGTATTATGGTTGGTGATTCTAAAAATGATATTCTTGCAGCACAAAATGCTAGTATGGAGAGTATCGGTGTGAGTTACGGATACAACTACAACGAAAACATTTCTAACTATAATCCTACCATAGTCGTCGATAGTTTCAGTGATTTACAAGCGCTTTTTTAA